A region from the Falco rusticolus isolate bFalRus1 chromosome 4, bFalRus1.pri, whole genome shotgun sequence genome encodes:
- the NUP42 gene encoding nucleoporin NUP42 — MAICQFFLQGRCRFGDRCWNEHPRGGGRYGPAAPQHQGTSGGGGAWGTTNQRYTSVIQPSTFKSNTWGGSRDHGRGFFGSPDFGSSGSSSRNTSFSQNRFSALMNSQNTADGYKDEEERLFESIVKDMEIWESSGQWIFSSYSPMKEKPNVSGFRDFSPEELHLEYYNCTANNNIQSYINSVQQLAKQWKDRLLQLKTLTASTKAALLSELKNTVTQPLPAFGFGGQQTSSFGLSSFPVSSNSNSASSFSFKTSSSLISTSSGNTPAFGSSSAGCNPPPFGVTSSPSVSHSVGFGSLAAPSAASFSFKTSETTSGFGTCGFSGFGNSSAVNFSGTTLLTALGASNAAVGTSSSDSSSTLSGQTASNVAVGTSPSDSSSTLSGQTASASGHNITSASSAVTNNTTSEKLFTPKSELSAEELKQFEAKKFTIGKIPFKPPPSELLNV, encoded by the exons ATGGCCATCTGTCAGTTCTTTCTGCAGGGCCGCTGCCGCTTCGGCGACAGGTGCTGGAACGAGcacccccgcggcggcgggcgctaCGGGCCCGCGGCACCCCAGCACCAAG GTACTagcggaggaggaggagcatgGGGTACCACTAACCAGAGATATACCAGTGTCATCCAGCCATCTACCTTTAAGTCTAATACGTGGGGTGGCAGCAGAGATCATGGAAGAGGATTTTTTGGCTCCCCTGATTTTGGATcatcaggcagcagcagcagaaataccaGCTTTTCGCAGAACAGATTCTCTGCATTAATGAACAGTCAAAACACGGCTGATGGCTATAAAGATGAAGAGGAGAGACTTTT cGAGTCTATAGTGAAAGACATGGAGATTTGGGAATCTTCAGGACAGTGGATATTTTCATCTTACTCAccaatgaaagaaaaacctaaCGTCTCAG GCTTTCGAGACTTCTCACCAGAAGAATTGCATCTGGAGTATTACAACTGCACAGCAAACAATAACATTCAGAGCTat ATAAATTCTGTCCAACAGTTAGCGAAACAATGGAAAGATCGGCTGCTTCAGTTAAAAACTTTAACTGCATCgacaaaagcagctttg CTGTCTGAATTAAAGAACACGGTCACTCAACCATTGCCTGCCTTTGGATTTGGAGGACAGCAAACATCAAGCTTTGGGTTGTCAA GTTTTCCTGTGAGCAGCAATAGTAACAGTGCTAGCAGTTTCTCCTTTAAAACAAGTTCCAGTCTCATCAGCACATCATCTGGAAACACCCCTGCTTTTGGGAGCTCTTCTGCTGGTTGTAATCCTCCTCCATTTGGTGTGACGTCCTCTCCCAGCGTATCCCATTCTGTTGGTTTtggcagcctggcagctccaTCTGCAGCCTCCTTCtcatttaaaacttctgaaacaaCTAGTGGTTTTGGAACTTGTGGATTTTCAGGGTTTGGCAATTCTTCTGCTGTGAACTTTTCGGGCACCACTCTGCTTACAGCCCTTGGAGCCTCTAATGCAGCAGTAGGAACTTCTTCCTCAGATTCAAGCAGTACTTTATCTGGACAGACTGCCTCTAATGTAGCAGTGGGAACTTCTCCCTCAGATTCAAGCAGTACTTTATCTGGACAGACTGCCAGCGCCTCTGGACATAACATAACATCAGCATCTTCTGCAGTCACAAACAATACTACGTCGGAAAAGTTATTTACCCCAAAGA